From Candidatus Poseidoniia archaeon, a single genomic window includes:
- a CDS encoding DUF2118 domain-containing protein produces the protein MSQTFRCGDSQYAVALRQRGDEFAGEVDGEPVEGHLEQLEEGLYEVDAGAGVVRVHVVRDGRRTWVHCQGQAWELEHIAAARNAEAEAASDLLLSPITGKLVELRVSAGDSVTQGDTLAVLEAMKMEHRLRAPRGGTVAQVTATAPGGQVRERELVIELEAA, from the coding sequence CGGCGACTCGCAGTACGCGGTTGCGCTGCGGCAGCGCGGCGACGAGTTCGCGGGCGAGGTGGACGGAGAACCGGTCGAGGGGCATCTCGAGCAGCTTGAGGAGGGGCTCTACGAGGTTGACGCCGGCGCGGGGGTGGTGCGGGTGCACGTCGTGCGCGACGGCCGTCGCACTTGGGTCCACTGCCAGGGGCAGGCGTGGGAGCTCGAGCACATCGCCGCCGCGCGAAACGCTGAGGCAGAGGCGGCGAGTGACCTGTTGCTCTCGCCGATTACCGGCAAGCTGGTTGAGCTGCGCGTCTCCGCAGGCGATTCGGTTACGCAGGGCGACACGCTCGCCGTGCTGGAAGCGATGAAGATGGAGCACCGGCTGCGCGCGCCGCGCGGCGGCACGGTGGCGCAAGTGACTGCGACCGCCCCGGGCGGACAGGTTCGCGAGCGCGAGCTGGTAATTGAGCTGGAGGCTGCTTGA